A region from the Andrena cerasifolii isolate SP2316 chromosome 9, iyAndCera1_principal, whole genome shotgun sequence genome encodes:
- the Ubce2h gene encoding ubiquitin conjugating enzyme E2H translates to MSSPSAGKRRMDTDVLKLIESKHEVTILGGLNEFSVKFYGPRGTPYEGGIWKVRVHLPEHYPFKSPSIGFMNKVYHPNIDEVSGTVCLDVINQAWTALYDLSNIFESFLPQLLTYPNPIDPLNGDAAAMYLHKPEEYKKKVADYVRKYATEEALRDQENGGTGNGMSSDSESSMSDFSEDEAQDMEL, encoded by the exons ATGTCGTCCCCCAGCGCTGGAAAACGACGTATGGACACGGACGTTCTCAAATT AATAGAAAGCAAGCACGAGGTGACGATACTAGGAGGATTAAACGAATTTTCGGTGAAATTCTACGGTCCACGGGGCA CGCCTTACGAGGGTGGAATATGGAAGGTGAGGGTTCACTTGCCCGAGCACTACCCCTTCAAATCTCCTTCGATCGGCTTTATGAACAAGGTGTACCACCCTAACATTGACGAAGTCTCAGGCACGGTGTGCCTAGACGTAATAAACCAGGCCTGGACTGCCCTTTACG ATCTATCGAATATCTTCGAGTCCTTCTTACCCCAGTTGTTAACATATCCCAATCCAATCGACCCCCTAAATGGCGACGCAGCGGCCATGTATCTACACAAACCTGAGGAGTACAAGAAGAAGGTAGCAG ATTACGTGAGGAAATACGCGACGGAGGAAGCGCTAAGGGACCAGGAGAACGGCGGCACCGGGAACGGGATGTCGTCCGACAGCGAGTCTTCGATGAGCGACTTCAGCGAGGACGAGGCGCAGGACATGGAGTTGTAA